A window of Gopherus evgoodei ecotype Sinaloan lineage chromosome 13, rGopEvg1_v1.p, whole genome shotgun sequence contains these coding sequences:
- the SBNO1 gene encoding protein strawberry notch homolog 1 isoform X5 → MPEMVEPGQDLLLAALSESGISPNDLFDIDPVDMGLATPASAVQQQPPSTTTFVLNQINQLPTLGTTIVMTKTTPVTTTRQTITVAKIIQTSTTTRPSVAAPAVRNALTTTPSKDQVQLKDLLKNNSLNELMKLKPPPNIAQPVATAATDLSNGAVKKEASTKEVTRIWVNDVKMRSYSPTMKVPVIKEEEEPEEEDEEEMGHAETYAEYMPIKLKIGLRHPDPVVETSSLSSVTPPEVWYQTSISEESIDNGWLSALQLEAITYAAQQHETFLPNGDRAGFLIGDGAGVGKGRTIAGIIYENYLLGRKRAVWFSVSNDLKYDAERDLRDIGAKNILVHSLNKFKYGKISSKHNGSVKKGVIFATYSSLIGESQSGGKYKTRLKQLLHWCGDDFDGVIVFDECHKAKNLCPVGSSKPTKTGLAVLELQNKLPKARVVYASATGASEPRNMAYMNRLGIWGEGTPFREFSDFIQAVERRGVGAMEIVAMDMKLRGMYIARQLSFSGVTFKIEEVLLSQNYIKMYNKSVKLWVNAREKFQQAADLIDAEQRMKKSMWGQFWSAHQRFFKYLCIASKVKRVVQLAREEIKNGKCVVIGLQSTGEARTLEALEEGGGELNDFVSTAKGVLQSLIEKHFPAPDRKKLFSLLGIDLTAQSNNNSPRDSPCKENKIKKRKGEEITRETKKARKTSGLAGSSSDESESESDASDNEESDNESSKFLSSGDDDDFNPFRDESSEDDEDDPWLIRKDHKKNKDKKKKKSIDPDSIQSALLASGLGSKRPSSFSSVPVTTASSTNTSANSNTNSSFVTSQDAVERAQQMKKELLDKLEKLAEDLPPNTLDELIDELGGPENVAEMTGRKGRVVSNDDGSISYESRSELDVPVEILNITEKQRFMDGDKNIAIISEAASSGISLQADRRAKNQRRRVHMTLELPWSADRAIQQFGRTHRSNQVTAPEYVFLISELAGEQRFASIVAKRLESLGALTHGDRRATETRDLSRFNFDNKYGRNALEIVMKSIVNLDSPMVSPPADYPGEFFKDVRQGLIGVGLINVEDRSGILTLDKDYNNIGKFLNRILGMEVHQQNALFQYFSDTLNAVIQNAKKNGRYDMGILDLGSGDEKVRKADTKKFLTPGYSTSGHVELYTISVERGMSWEEATKIWAEQTGPDDGFYLSSQIRNNKKTAILVKEVNPKKKLFLVYRPNTGKQLKLETYADLKKKYKKVPSEDALPHWLEQYNSSADTCTHAYWRGNCKKASLGLVCEVGLRCRTYFVLCGSVLSVWTKVEGVLASVSGTNVKMQIVRLRAEDGQRIVGLLIPANCVSPLVNLLSTSDQSQQLAVQQQQIWQQHHPQSITNFNNA, encoded by the exons ATGCCAG agATGGTGGAGCCAGGACAAGATCTGTTGCTTGCTGCTTTGAGTGAGAGTGGAATCAGTCCAAATGATCTATTTGATATTGACCCTGTGGACATGGGCCTTGCAACACCAgcatcagctgttcagcag caACCACCATCAACCACAACCTTTGTGCTGAATCAAATAAATCAGCTTCCAACTTTGGGGACTACAATAGTAATGACAAAAACCACACCTGTGACAACTACTAGGCAGACCATCACTGTAGCAAAAATCATTCAAACCAGCACAACTACTCGACCATCGGTTGCAGCACCAGCAGTACGCAATGCCTTGACCACTACACCTTCAAAGGACCAGGTCCAGCTGAAAGATCTACTCAAAAACAATAGTCTTAATGAACTAATGAAATTGAAGCCACCTCCGAACATTGCCCAGCCAGTTGCAACAGCAGCCA CTGATCTAAGCAATGGTGCGGTAAAGAAGGAGGCTTCTACAAAAGAAGTAACAAGAATATGGGTAAATGATGTAAAAATGAGAAGTTACTCACCTACTATG AAAGTGCCGGTAATAAAAGAGGAAGAGGAacctgaggaggaggatgaagaggaaATGGGTCATGCAGAAACATATGCAGAGTATATGCCAATAAAAT TAAAAATTGGTCTGCGTCATCCTGATCCAGTAGTAGAAACAAGTTCGTTATCCAGTGTAACCCCTCCTGAAGTATGGTATCAGACATCAATATCTGAAGAAAGTATTGATAATGGTTGGCTGTCGGCATTGCAACTTGAAGCAATTACTTATGCAGCCCAG CAACATGAAACATTCCTGCCTAATGGAGACAGAGCTGGATTCTTGATAGGTGATGGTGCTGGTGTAGGAAAAGGAAGGACCATAGCTGGAATAATCTATGAAAATTACCTGCTGGGTAGAAAAAGAGCTGTATG GTTTAGTGTGTCAAATGATCTGAAATATGATGCTGAAAGAGACTTGAGAGACATTGGcgcaaaaaatattttggttcatTCCTTAAACAAG TTCAAATATGGGAAAATTTCTTCCAAACATAATGGGAGTGTAAAGAAAGGTGTAATTTTTGCCACATACTCTTCTCTTATTGGTGAAAGTCAATCTGGTGGTAAATACAAAACCAGGTTAAAGCAGCTTCTCCACTGGTGTGGTGATGACTTTGATGGAGTT ATAGTATTTGATGAATGTCACAAAGCTAAGAATCTGTGTCCTGTTGGTTCTTCAAAACCAACCAAGACCGGCTTAGCTGTATTGGAGCTTCAGAATAAACTTCCAAAGGCTAGAGTTGTTTATGCTAGTGCCACAG GTGCATCTGAGCCACGAAATATGGCATACATGAACCGTCTGGGAATATGGGGTGAAGGAACCCCATTTAGGGAATTCAGTGACTTTATTCAGGCTGTTGAAAGAAG aGGTGTGGGTGCCATGGAAATAGTTGCTATGGATATGAAACTGAGAGGAATGTACATAGCAAGACAGTTAAGCTTTTCAGGTGTGACCTTCAAAATTGAAGAAGTTTTACTTTCACAGAACtacattaaaatgtataataAATCTGTGAAACTG TGGGTGAATGCCAGAGAGAAATTTCAACAAGCAGCTGATCTTATTGATGCAGAGCAACGCATGAAAAAGTCTATGTGGGGTCAGTTTTGGTCAGCCCACCAGAGATTTTTCAAGTACCTCTGCATAGCATCCAAAGTCAAAAGGGTGGTCCAGCTAGCTAGAGAAGAAATCAAGAATGGGAAA TGTGTTGTTATTGGACTACAGTCCACAGGAGAAGCAAGAACGTTAGAAGCCTTAGAGGAGGGTGGTGGTGAATTGAATGACTTTGTTTCCACAGCAAA AGGAGTACTCCAGTCTCTCATTGAGAAGCACTTCCCAGCTCCTGACAGGAAGAAGCTTTTTAGTTTGCTGGGAATAGATCTAACTGCTCAAAGTAATAACAACTCGCCTAGGGACAGTCCTTGCAaggagaataaaataaagaaacGGAAAG GTGAGGAAATAACTAGAGAAACCAAGAAAGCTCGTAAAACAAGTGGCCTCGCTGGGAGCAGTTCCGATGAGAGCGAAAGCGAGTCTGATGCCTCAGACAACGAAGAAAGTGACAACGAGAGCTCTAAGTTTTTGAGTTCTGGAGATGATGATGACTTCAACCCATTCAGAGATGAATCTAGTGAGGATGATGAAGATG ACCCCTGGTTAATCAGAAAAGACcataagaaaaataaagacaagaaaaagaagaaaagtatAGACCCAGATTCCATTCAGAGTGCCTTATTAGCTTCTGGTCTTGGATCAAAACGACCTAGCAGTTTTTCTTCCGTTCCTGTTACCACTGCTTCTAGTACAAATACATCAG CTAACAGTAATACCAACAGCAGCTTTGTAACAAGTCAAGATGCTgttgaaagagcccagcagatgAAAAAAGAATTGCTTGATAAACTGGAAAAACTAGCTGAAGACCTTCCTCCTAATACTTTGGATGAACTTATAGATGAACTTGGTGGTCCTGAGAATGTGGCTGAG ATGACAGGCCGCAAAGGGAGAGTTGTAAGCAATGATGATGGCAGCATATCTTATGAGTCAAGGTCTGAACTTGATGTACCTGTTGAAATTCTAAATATCACAGAAAAGCAGAGATTCATGGATGGAGACAAG AACATTGCCATCATCTCAGAAGCTGCCAGCTCAGGTATTTCATTACAAGCTGACCGTAGAGCTAAAAATCAGAGGCGGAGAGTGCACATGACTTTGGAGTTACCATGGAGTGCAGATAGAGCAATACAGCAATTTG GAAGAACTCACAGATCAAACCAAGTTACTGCACCAGAGTATGTTTTCCTAATTTCCGAATTGGCAGGAGAGCAAAGATTTGCATCTATAGTTGCCAAAAGACTAGAGAGcttg GGAGCTCTCACTCACGGTgacagaagagcaacagaaactCGAGATCTTAGCAGGTTCAACTTTGACAACAAG tATGGCAGAAATGCTTTGGAGATAGTTATGAAATCCATTGTGAATTTAGATTCCCCAATGGTGTCCCCACCTGCTGACTATCCTGGAGAATTTTTTAAAG ATGTCCGGCAAGGATTAATAGGTGTGGGCCTAATAAATGTAGAAGACCGATCAGGAATTCTGACACTTGATAAAG ATTACAACAATATAGGAAAATTCCTGAATAGAATTCTGGGTATGGAAGTGCATCAGCAGAATGCCTTGTTCCAGTATTTCTCGGATACTTTAAATGCAGTTATACAAAATGCTAAAAAGAATGGAAGATATGACATGGGTATTTTAG atctTGGGTCTGGAGATGAGAAGGTCAGAAAGGCAGATACTAAGAAGTTTTTAACTCCAGGATACTCTACCTCTGGACATGTAGAATTATACACA ATCAGTGTAGAAAGAGGAATGTCTTGGGAAGAAGCAACTAAGATTTGGGCTGAGCAAACTGGACCAGATGATGGATTTTATTTATCTTCGCAA atAAGAAATAATAAGAAAACTGCCATCTTGGTAAAGGAAGTGAATCCCAAAAAGAAGCTTTTCTTAGTATACAGACCAAACACTGGGAAACAACTCAAATTGGAAACATATGCAGACCTGAAAAAGAAATATAAGAAG GTACCTTCTGAAGATGCTCTACCACATTGGCTAGAGCAGTACAATTCATCGGCAGATACCTGTACCCACGCTTATTG